One Osmia lignaria lignaria isolate PbOS001 chromosome 4, iyOsmLign1, whole genome shotgun sequence genomic window, AACAATTATGCAACACGAAACCAGTAACGTTGGCAAAGGAAACGTGGAAGCAGTATCAGTCGCTATACCAGCAGTCATGAGAGCTGGAGGAGATGGTAAGTATTTCAAAGAATCTCCCAAACATATTTTGTGTACCAAAATCAGTGTCTTGTATCATTTATTATCCCTTAGAGTGTTAGTCCTTCGAGAATTTCAAATAtaagtaaagtaaagtaaatcAAAGTATCTAAACTAAACTAAGACACTGTATTTTGGTGTCGTCGCTAAGCCCCAGAACGATCAAAGAAGCTACAGAAACCAAAGAAATCCTTGCACGGCAGAGAAATCCTGCTCGTTGATTTTGTACATACagtacatattttcttttttttttgtatttctatAATAGTTCTGTACATGTAAATTTCGGCCTCGCTTGTCCGCGAACGTTGTATTTTGCTTCGCTCATCCGTGCGATATTCAAAGCTTCTTGTGTCGAGCAATAATCGATCCTGAGGATCGACCCTTGTAAATACCACTTGGATAGTTGCATGATACGATTTGTAGGTGCTCGACCATATGGGACTGGGCACATGGGCGGTGCTCAATATACGACTGTCAGCGGCCAGGTGAACATCGCTCACGCTCCACCGATGGTAAGATCTATCGTAAACATAGGATGCTCTTGCTCATGTTGAATTTCAGTATTTTAGCCATTAGAACGTGGTCATGATTATTACTTTTTAGTTACGCTTTATTTGTTTATGTCCCTTAAGTATGAAGGAGGTTTCAAGTTAAGATCTCCCTAGGTTCTCCCCAGCTTTTCCTAACAAATATTAAGTGTTTCACCTCAATTTTGATAAAACTTAGATATGATGTGGCATTTAAGACAATATTCAATCAACTTAATCAAAACAATTGTTTctacaataaaatattgataattcACATGAACAGGAGTCATCTCAATCGCTTTATTATAGCATTTATTTAGATCGAGCATCTTTAATGGATCGCAGCGAGTATAAACGgtatatttaaattatgaaaGATCATTAATCAAATGATTTTGTTGCACGATAAGGGAAGAGAACTTCGAAAATTACTAATTGAcggtttaaatttattttcatgctAGCCGCCTTCTATTGCGGACACAGAGTAGGTACACGATGataaatcatttaattaattatcattggCCAGTTTTTATTTGATTCAATTGTTATAAATAGAGAATACAAAGTTCATTGTAATACgaagattttttttaataagaaatttgATCATTAATTAAGTGGAATAATCAATGAACTCTGTATCGTAAAAATTGTATTCATCTAGCATACAGCTTTGTTAGGTACATTTACATTTGTTCCAAATTGGATCATCAATGATCTCACTTCACcttctaaaaattaatttattcaaattcttttctattttactttctattcaaatttattaaaaattctacatttTGCGTCCAATCAAACCCAGTTAATTAGGAATCCACGTGAAAGTTCGAACGCCCATCATACAATcaatttacttttaaaaaacaaatacatGTAAAACCAGGTGCAACAAACCAAGGTCACATCCGTCCTATCCGAACCACAACGTGCCTTACTATCAACAATCACCGCCGGTCACGAGGTGATCCACATCGCGGAAACCGAGTTATCATGCAAGGCTCCACTTCCGGAATTGGGAACCGATCCAGCCTCTTTGAAATGGATCGAACAGACCATAGACACGCACAAACAGAACGTAGGTTCACAGATTGCGGCGATGAACGCCGCTACAGCTCAGGTAGTCACCCTGACCTCGGGTCCAGCCGACGATGTAGATCACACAGCGGTGGGTGCAGCGATCACCACGATCGCTACCAACCTTCCAGAAATGACCAAGGGTGTCAGGATGATTGCTGCTCTAATGGAAGATGAGTCTTCCGGGGATAGACTCTTAGATGCAGCCAGGAAGCTCTGCTCTGCGTTCTCTGATTTGCTGAAGGCCACTGAACCTGAAACTAAGGAGGTACGTTCTCTTAgtcctttttataaaaatgtatcttttttctttaatttaacttttaagATTTTGATcttataagaaaagaaaatcttaGAAATAtatgtacttttttatgcagccTTTCTACATAGCGATTTCAGCCTATGAAAAATACGTAAGCACAAGTGTCAGAGAATTTTCTAAATGGCTTCAAATTTTAGaatcattcatttttataaatgtattctgtgtatttgtattatattttaatttcaaattatctgcacattattttttgtaagaataaaaatttcagtcaGCTAATGTTTTTTATCAGCACACTGCAGACTAGTTTTTCTGTTTCTTAAGAATGTTAAATTATCGATTCTAGAATGTCGTGAAACATAGTTGAACTATTGCATTATGTATCACTGCAATTAGGTGTAGCAAAAACTGAGGAAAATGGagcaaaaaatagaaaattgtttcATGTTTATGTTTTAATAGCTGTTTCGAAAGATTCATTCAATTCATTTTATTCTCGTTGCATCAATGAATATTTCAGTGCTGTTGCAATTggtctgtttttttcttttagcaGGAAACAGTTTTTAATGTTTCTTATTTCAATGATATCCACTACAcccctttaattaattaaaatcttctATTCCAGCCAAGACAGAATCTCTTGAACGCTGCGTCTCGCGTTGGTGAAGCCTCTCACCAAGTTCTAACCACCATCGGCGAAGAGAATGATTCAAACCGAGAACTGCAGGATATGTTACTAGCCCTAGCTAAGGCAGTCGCCAACTCCACTGCTGCTTTAGTTCTCAAAGCCAAGAACATCGCAGCCACTTGCGAGGACTCAGCAACCCAAAACCGTGTGATATCAGCCGCCACACAATGTGCCCTAGCCACTTCCCAATTAGTAGCTTGCGCTAAAGTAGTAGCACCGACCCTACACTCTCCAGCCTGTCAAACACAACTGATGAACGCAGTCAGAGAAGTAACAAAAGCAGTAGAAGGTCTGCTGGAAGTATGCAATGAAACATGCGGTGATGAGAATTTATTGAAAGAACTAAACGCTGCTGCCAGTGAAGTGAGCAGGACACTGAATGACTTATTAAATCACATAAAAACCGCCACCAGAGGTGAACGAGCTAAAGAATCCATCCAGGAAGGAGCAGTGGAGACGATATTCGTGGCCACTGACAAGTTGTTCGCCAGCACTGGAGACGCTGGAGAGATGGTTAGGCAGGCAAGGGTTGTGGGTCAGGCAACAGCCCAACTGATCCAGAGTATTAAGGGTGAGGCTGAGAGGCAGACCGATACAGAACAGCAGAGACGATTGCTAGCTGCTGCAAAGGTGCTGGCTGATGCCACTGCCAAGATGGTAGAGGCTGCTAGACAATGCGCCAGTAGCCCACACGACGCAAAGATGCAGGACCAACTACGCCAAGCTGCTGAGGAACTTAGGGTAGCGACCACCGCAGCTGCCACTCCAGCCTTGAGAAGGAAACTCATCAGCAGATTGGAGGCCTGCGCCAAGCAGGCTGCCGCCACTGCTACTCAGTGCATAGCCGCTTCATCAGGTGCAGCACATCATAATACAAATCCGTCTAGTCAGGAAGAACTAAATGCAGAATGCTTGACAATGGCGCAGCATATACCTAGCCTGGTGGCTGGGGTGAAGGGGACACAGGCTCAGCCAGATAACTCTTCAGCTCAACTGAACTTAATAAATGCTTCTGAACAGTTCCTACAACCTGGTACATCTGTGGTGAAAGCTGCCAGGGCGGTACTACCAACAGTCACCGATCAGGCCTCTGCTATGCAATTGAACAACACTTCTCAGCAATTAGGTGCTTCTCTGTCTGACCTGAGATCAGCTGTGACCCGTGCCAGGGAAGCTTGCGGTGGTCTGGAATTGGACGCAGCTGAAGAGCTTATTAATAGCCTGAAGGATGAGTTGGGAGAGTTCTATAGAGCAGTTGAAGCTGCCTCTCTGAGACCTCTACCTGATGAGACCACAGAATCCACAGCTCTTCGACTAGGCGCCACGTCAAAGAACGTCGGATTCGCCATGGCCCAGCTTTTGTCCGCCGCCAAACAAGGAAACGAGAACTACACCGGAAGCGCAGCAAGAGAAACCGCGTCTGCACTTAAGGATCTAACTTATGCTGTCCGTGGAGTGGCTGCTACATCGAATCAGCCTGATACGCAGAAGAAGGTGCTGATGACTGCTGATGATGTGATTCTTAAGTCTCTGAGACTGGTTAAGGAAGCCAGACGAGCTTTGAAGAGTCCTGATAATCCAGACAATGAAGCCAATTTGGCTGCTGTTGCTAAGGATGTGTCAAATTCATTGAACAAGTGTGTATCTTGTTTACCTGGACAAAGGGACGTCGATGAGGCGATCAAGAATATTGAAGACATGACTCAGGTTCTCGGTATGAACGAGTTCCCGCAGACCAACAAGAGTTATGGGTAAGTAGTCCAGTGTTACTGATAAGGAGGCTGTTATCAGGAAGTGCAGTGACACCTTGTTACAGTTTTTAAACCTACTTATCATGCATTGGCACAcatagaataattttcttttccaggCAATTGCAGAACGACCTGAACAACGCAGCCGCAAACCTAAACGATGCTTCATCAAATGTAGTATCTTCAGTGCGATCCCCAATACAGTTGGCAAGCTCCTCAAAACAATTCACCAACGCCTTCGGTGATCTGTTAGGCGTAGGAATGGAGATGGCTGGACAGACAACCATTGAAACTCGAAGCCAAATGGTAGTGTCCCTGAAGAACGTGAGCATGACCTCTAGCAAGCTTCTAGTGACCGCCAAATCAGTAGCAGCCGATCCAGGTGCACCAAATGCGAAGAATCAGCTCTCTGCAGCTGCTAGAGCCGTAACAGACTCCATCAACTATCTAGTAGATGTCTGTACCTCTGCTGCACCTGGCCAGAACGAGTGTGACAACGCCATCAGGAACATTCAGTCGATGAGGTCACTTCTGGACAATCCTAACGAGCCAGTTTCCGAAGCAACTTATTTCGAGTGCCTTGAGACTGTGATGGAAAAGAGTAAGAGCCTTGGTGATGGTATGACAGGTATAGCCAATCACGCAAAGAAGTCTGAACACGAGCAGTTCTCTGTAGCCGTTCGAGGAGTATCTTCATCTATTTGCGGATTGATCGAGGCAGCAGCTCAAGCAGCCTACTTAGCTGGTGTAAGTGATCCTACATCAGTGGCTGGAAAACCAGGTCTAGTAGATCGGGCTCAGTTCCTCAGGGCTGCTCAGGCTATTCACACTGGCTGCCAGAGCCTTGGAAATCCTACCAGTACAGAGCAACAGGTTCTTTCAGCAGCTACTATGATTGCCAAGTACACTAGCGCCCTTTGCAACGCCTGTCGCGAGGCCTCTAACAAAACCAGCAATCCAGTTGCAAAGAAACACTTTGTCCAGTCAGCTAAAGATGTTGCTAACTCCACTTCAGCTTTAGTGAAGGAGATCAAGGCGTTGGATTCGGACTACTCCGAGGCCAACAGGGAGAGGTGTGCAGAGGCTACTAAGCCTCTTTTGGAAGCTGTCGACAATCTCTGTACCTTTGCCAGCTCCCCAGAGTTCGCCAGTCACCCGGCGAAGATATCTATTGCTGCTAGAGCTGCCCAGGAACCAATTACCAGCGCTGGTAAAGCTATCATCGACGGTTCTTGCGCGATGGTGCGGGCTGCGAAGAGTCTGGCGATCAGTCCTAAAGATCCTCCAACCTGGCAGCTGCTAGCTAATCACAGCAAGAGTGTCAGTGATTCTATAAAGTCTTTAGTCGCCTCTATTCGCGACAAGGCACCCGGACAGAAGGAATGCGACGCAGCTATTGAGAAATTATCTGCCAGAATCCGAGAATTGGATGCAGCTTCTCTTAGCGCCGTTTCGCAAGCCCTGCTACCCCGAAGGGAGAACACGGTTCAAGGATTCACTGATCAGATGGAGAGTAGcgctagtgagctgcgcgaaaaGCTGGAGCCTCTTCGAACAGCCGCCAAATATGAAGCTGAAAATGTCGGTCATGCTGTCAGTCAGATTGCTCTATACTGCGAGCCTTTGGTCTCTGGTGCTATCGGTGCTGCCTCCAACATGGTGCACTCCAAGCAACAAATGGTGCTTCTGGATCAAACTAAAACTGTCGCTGAGTCTGCTCTTCAGCTTGTCTGCGTGACCAAAGAGTCTGGTGGCAATCCAAAGGCCATCAACTTGCACGCAGAAGTGGACGAGACTGTGGAATCTATGAAGGACGCGCTTCAGGAACTGCAGAATACTTTGGAGACCATCTCGACgtccaatggtattgttaccgGACTCATTGATACCATTTCTAGGGCGATGGTCAGACTGGAAGATCACAGAATGTCAACCATCGATACAGTCGATTCTTATGTGGATTATCAGACGAGGATGGTGGAGGCTGCTAAGGAGATAGCTCGACTGGCCCAAGAAATGGTAAAAggcttattttattattatacaatatttaattattaaatctaaTTACGAAATCTTCTTTTTAGTCCACAAAGTCCAGTACAGACGTGACCAGACTGGCTTCCCTCGCAGTAGACATTTCCCACAAGTACACCCAGCTAGCTCGCGACACATCCGGTGCTTCTGCAGCTGCATCAAACGCCGATGTGTCTTCAAGGCTTCGCACAGGTGTTCAGGAACTCGGTAGAGCCTGTGCCGACATAGTCCGTGCAGCAGGGACCTGTCAGATGTCACCTGGGGATGCCTATGCCCAGAGAGAAGTTGCAGAGCAGAGTAAAATCGTGACAGAGAAGGTGTCTCAGGTGTTGGCAGCTCTTCAGGCTGGCTCTAGAGGCACCCAGGCGTGCATCAACGCAGCGAGCACTGTATCCGGAATCATCGGCGACCTGGACACCACCATCATGTTCGCCACAGCTGGAACTCTTCATGCGGAGAACGAAGGAGACACTTTTGCTGATCATAGAGAGAATATTCTGAAGACTGCCAAGGCTCTTGTTGAAGACACTAAGACTCTGGTAGCTGGAGCAGCATCCTCTCAGGAACAACTAGCAGTCGCAGCACAGAATGCTGTATCAACCATTGTCCAACTAGCTGAAGTTGTTAAATATGGCGCTGCTAGTTTAGGCAGTCAAAATCCAGAGGCTCAGGTGATGCTGATCAATGCTGTGAAGGATGTTGCTTCTGCACTTGGGGATTTGATACATGCTACCAAGGCTGCTAGTGGGAAACCTATCAATGATCCCAGTATGGCGCATCTGAAAGACTCTGCCAAGGTAAGATGATTTGTTTAGTACTTGTTTTTCGTTGCTTTATTCGTGTACGCGTCGATGGACGAGACATGCTGTTAGCTTGGCATTAACTACACCTTGAAGAAGCGCTTGAGTGGAAAACGCCTATAACGGAATGGCAACGTCGAACATCAGGAAGTAGAGCTTTGTTGGAAGACGTGTATGACTAAACGGGGTGTTCTTTTCGCTTACCAATCGGCCAGaaattgtattttgaaatttcattaggaCAATGGCGCCAGTTCGAGAGACACCTATCCTCTGATTCTCTATTCTACTTACATTCCCAAATTTTGTATTTCTGTTTTTAAAGTGGGAATATTGTTCAAGTTAAATTACAGTCTTATAAAAATCTAATCTTCatatagtaaataataattttaatgaaattttcttagtgataaattacaaatgatgtctaaaaatgatttagaattCTGGGTAATGGCCATACACTAAATTGTAGGCTGGGAAAAGCTTGATTAAACAAAATTAACCGCAACAAGTAAATTAACCGTCGCAGAAGGGAGAAACGAAGCAGAACTCGTGAGACCCCATGAAGATGCTAACAGTGTTGTAACTAAATCTAAATTTCATGCTTAACCACCAATGAATTTCCTACTGACAATCTTTTGGGGTGGACTTTAATCGATAAACCGTTTTACTCTAACCGactaaaagaaatgaaaaaagaaaaaaaaagaatgaagatgTTCTTCAAGATCAGTAAGGCTCGACCAAAAGGCAATTAAAGTCCACCTTGCAATATCTCTCCTCCGTTCGGTGTTTCATCTTTTCTATCGTCTGTGTGTGACTACACTCAAGATTTGTGTTCCTTTGAATAGAAACAGTAGCCTGTCGAAGCCGTTGTTTGCGGACAGAATCTTCGGCTTATGTTTTTATGCTTGTTGAGAATTGACACGCGTagtgaaagaaagaataaattttgtTGCCACGAAATTGGTGGACTTTAAATGTGAGTTTCATTGACGATTTTGGTCTGGCCGGTCCGGATAGGTGTTTGAACAACAGCTACAACAACAACTGATGCCTCTGAGTGACGTCGGCGGCTCGGAGTCCGAATGGTTCGTGTCCGATCAAGAGGAGGAGCTGATACGTCTGCTCTCAGCCTCAGAGAGCGAACAACCCTCTCAGCGCACTTCCGATTTGCTGTTGCTAATGTAGCCGAGTCCtccattctcttttctttttctttcacacCTGGGAATCTTGATTTTTTACTGAACATCTTTGCATTTTACTCTCTTCGTACAGTTGGTTCTTGGCAATTTAATTGCTTGCTTCTACTTTTTTTGGAAGACTTTTCTTAAATCATGATAACTCCAATTAACTGCAATAAGATTTTTCAAAATACGGTACCAGAAGGGTAAAAACAAATTTGTCACAgtgatgaatttttataaacaattccAACAGTGTCATTGAAAATGATCAAACTATAAAGAGAACTTGGTAACGAATTTGTATGCAAATTTGTACTTTACAGTTCTCTAATTAATCATCCGAGTTACCATTTATCGaagcatttatattttatatttaaacaacAATAATCGAGCTAAAAACGTAATAACACGATGCGCTTCTGctgcatttatttaaataattcatgcaTTTCATTCTCATTATGCAAAGAAATTGTACCGTGCTTCAATCTAGGTATTTAGAATACTTTGTGTACCATAtttcatctttctttctttttttttttcttaaataaataaatcgacaaatttttattatgctacacctttaaacaaatttattaatcCATCCGTGG contains:
- the rhea gene encoding talin_middle and talin-RS domain-containing protein rhea isoform X3; translation: MATLSLRISIPEKNATKMMQFDPSTSVYDACRIIREKLAEAGNMGQPKDYGLFLADEDVKKGVWLEPGRNLDYYILRNGDLLEYRRKLRTLRVRMLDGTLKTLLVDDSQPVANLMVVICTKIGITNHDEYSLVRELADEETENQKPGNFGTLTLKRRKEEKGERDAKMDQLRKKLKTDDEVNWIDPSKTLREQGIDESETVLLRRKFFFSDQNIDSRDPVQLSLLYVQARDAILDGTHPVTQEKACTFAGIQCQIQFGDHKEDKHKPGFLDLKEFLPQSYLKVKGIEKKVFAEHKKHIGLSELDAKVLYTKTARSLSTYGVTFFLVKEKMKGKNKLVPRLLGVTKDSVLRLDEKTKEILKTWPLTTVRRWGASPNTFTLDFGDYSDQYYSVQTTEAEQILQLISGYIDIILKKQKAKDHFGIEGDEGSTMVEDSVAPLKATIMQHETSNVGKGNVEAVSVAIPAVMRAGGDGARPYGTGHMGGAQYTTVSGQVNIAHAPPMVQQTKVTSVLSEPQRALLSTITAGHEVIHIAETELSCKAPLPELGTDPASLKWIEQTIDTHKQNVGSQIAAMNAATAQVVTLTSGPADDVDHTAVGAAITTIATNLPEMTKGVRMIAALMEDESSGDRLLDAARKLCSAFSDLLKATEPETKEPRQNLLNAASRVGEASHQVLTTIGEENDSNRELQDMLLALAKAVANSTAALVLKAKNIAATCEDSATQNRVISAATQCALATSQLVACAKVVAPTLHSPACQTQLMNAVREVTKAVEGLLEVCNETCGDENLLKELNAAASEVSRTLNDLLNHIKTATRGERAKESIQEGAVETIFVATDKLFASTGDAGEMVRQARVVGQATAQLIQSIKGEAERQTDTEQQRRLLAAAKVLADATAKMVEAARQCASSPHDAKMQDQLRQAAEELRVATTAAATPALRRKLISRLEACAKQAAATATQCIAASSGAAHHNTNPSSQEELNAECLTMAQHIPSLVAGVKGTQAQPDNSSAQLNLINASEQFLQPGTSVVKAARAVLPTVTDQASAMQLNNTSQQLGASLSDLRSAVTRAREACGGLELDAAEELINSLKDELGEFYRAVEAASLRPLPDETTESTALRLGATSKNVGFAMAQLLSAAKQGNENYTGSAARETASALKDLTYAVRGVAATSNQPDTQKKVLMTADDVILKSLRLVKEARRALKSPDNPDNEANLAAVAKDVSNSLNKCVSCLPGQRDVDEAIKNIEDMTQVLGMNEFPQTNKSYGQLQNDLNNAAANLNDASSNVVSSVRSPIQLASSSKQFTNAFGDLLGVGMEMAGQTTIETRSQMVVSLKNVSMTSSKLLVTAKSVAADPGAPNAKNQLSAAARAVTDSINYLVDVCTSAAPGQNECDNAIRNIQSMRSLLDNPNEPVSEATYFECLETVMEKSKSLGDGMTGIANHAKKSEHEQFSVAVRGVSSSICGLIEAAAQAAYLAGVSDPTSVAGKPGLVDRAQFLRAAQAIHTGCQSLGNPTSTEQQVLSAATMIAKYTSALCNACREASNKTSNPVAKKHFVQSAKDVANSTSALVKEIKALDSDYSEANRERCAEATKPLLEAVDNLCTFASSPEFASHPAKISIAARAAQEPITSAGKAIIDGSCAMVRAAKSLAISPKDPPTWQLLANHSKSVSDSIKSLVASIRDKAPGQKECDAAIEKLSARIRELDAASLSAVSQALLPRRENTVQGFTDQMESSASELREKLEPLRTAAKYEAENVGHAVSQIALYCEPLVSGAIGAASNMVHSKQQMVLLDQTKTVAESALQLVCVTKESGGNPKAINLHAEVDETVESMKDALQELQNTLETISTSNGIVTGLIDTISRAMVRLEDHRMSTIDTVDSYVDYQTRMVEAAKEIARLAQEMSTKSSTDVTRLASLAVDISHKYTQLARDTSGASAAASNADVSSRLRTGVQELGRACADIVRAAGTCQMSPGDAYAQREVAEQSKIVTEKVSQVLAALQAGSRGTQACINAASTVSGIIGDLDTTIMFATAGTLHAENEGDTFADHRENILKTAKALVEDTKTLVAGAASSQEQLAVAAQNAVSTIVQLAEVVKYGAASLGSQNPEAQVMLINAVKDVASALGDLIHATKAASGKPINDPSMAHLKDSAKVFEQQLQQQLMPLSDVGGSESEWFVSDQEEELIRLLSASESEQPSQRTSDLLLLM